A window from Gammaproteobacteria bacterium encodes these proteins:
- a CDS encoding F0F1 ATP synthase subunit delta: protein MVVDWFTVAAQIVNFLILVWLLKRFLYQPILRAIDAREQRIAASLADAAAKEIEARTERDTFQRKNEAFDQQRAALLSQATDAAKTERQRLLDEARQAADTLRDKRQKALQREHQSLSNEITRRTRTEVFAIARQALTDLAGTSLEERMSAVFADRLRALDAEARQGLATSLQTSTQPVRVRSAFELTATQRTLIQTALNETLAMDIPVRFDTAPEVISGIELTTNGQKVAWSIADYLDSLENSIGELLGAKDV, encoded by the coding sequence ATGGTCGTCGATTGGTTTACGGTCGCCGCCCAGATAGTCAATTTTCTCATCCTGGTGTGGCTGCTGAAACGCTTCCTGTACCAGCCGATCCTGCGCGCCATCGATGCACGGGAACAGCGCATCGCCGCGTCGCTCGCGGATGCGGCCGCGAAAGAGATCGAGGCCCGTACGGAGCGCGACACCTTCCAGCGCAAGAACGAGGCCTTCGACCAGCAGCGCGCCGCTCTCCTGAGTCAGGCAACCGACGCGGCCAAGACCGAACGGCAGCGGCTGCTCGATGAGGCACGGCAGGCGGCCGACACCCTGCGTGACAAACGGCAGAAGGCGTTGCAACGCGAACACCAGAGCTTGAGTAACGAAATCACCCGTCGCACCCGCACGGAGGTATTTGCCATCGCGCGCCAGGCGCTGACCGACCTCGCCGGGACCAGTCTGGAAGAACGCATGAGCGCGGTCTTCGCGGACCGCCTGCGGGCGCTGGACGCCGAGGCCAGACAAGGCCTCGCCACGTCCCTGCAGACATCGACCCAGCCAGTGCGCGTGCGCAGCGCCTTTGAACTGACAGCAACGCAACGCACGCTGATCCAGACCGCGCTGAATGAGACCCTGGCGATGGACATTCCGGTACGTTTCGACACCGCGCCCGAGGTGATCAGTGGTATCGAACTCACCACCAACGGACAGAAGGTCGCCTGGAGTATCGCCGATTATCTCGACTCACTGGAAAACAGCATCGGCGAGCTGTTGGGAGCGAAGGACGTTTGA
- a CDS encoding AtpZ/AtpI family protein: MTDEERDTPAKQKPSLGQEVGRKAARKLKAQRDAAPGVWFGLGMMGLIGWSVAIPTLLGAALGIWLDKHYPGSHSWTLTLLIIGLTIGCLNAWHWVAREDKAMRDEAEDGDE, translated from the coding sequence ATGACTGACGAAGAGCGAGACACGCCGGCGAAACAAAAACCGTCGCTCGGGCAGGAGGTCGGCAGAAAGGCGGCGCGCAAGCTCAAGGCACAGCGCGACGCCGCGCCGGGCGTCTGGTTCGGCCTGGGCATGATGGGGCTGATCGGCTGGTCGGTGGCGATCCCGACACTGCTCGGCGCGGCACTCGGTATCTGGCTGGACAAGCACTATCCCGGAAGCCACTCCTGGACATTAACGCTGCTGATCATCGGTCTGACCATTGGCTGTCTGAATGCGTGGCACTGGGTCGCCAGGGAAGACAAGGCGATGCGGGACGAAGCGGAGGATGGGGATGAATGA
- the uvrB gene encoding excinuclease ABC subunit UvrB produces the protein MGTKFQLTTAMQPAGDQPQAIERLLEGFHDGLAHQTLLGVTGSGKTFTIANVIQALQRPTLVLAPNKTLAAQLYGEFRDFFPHNAVEYFVSYYDYYQPEAYVPSSDTFIEKDASVNEHIEQMRLSATKALLERPDSIIVATVSSIYGLGDPRAYLSMVLHLVRGERVDQRQILRRLAELQYTRNDVELHRGTYRARGEVIDIYPAESEREALRVELFDEEVEGIAWFDPLTGEVLRKVPRATVYPKTHYVTPRQTILDAIEAIKDELRERLEELHAANKLVEAQRLEQRVRFDIEMMLELGYCAGIENYSRYLSGRQAGEPPPTLFDYLPAEALLVIDESHVTIPQLGGMYRGDRSRKETLVEYGFRLPSALDNRPLRFDEFERLAPQAIFVSATPGPYEAEHAGQVVEQVVRPTGLIDPEIEIRPVDSQVDDLLSEIHLRVAVDERVLVTTLTKRMAEDLTEYLAEHGVRVRYLHSDIETVERVEIIRDLRLGEFDVLVGINLLREGLDMPEVSLVAILDADKEGFLRSERSLIQTIGRAARHINGKAILYAGTITGSMRRAIDETERRRAKQVAYNLEHGITPQTIRKAVADIMEGANAAMPAGSRRHAKVAEAAAEYAALSPRQAAQRIKKLEQRMYEHARNLEFEEAAQLRDEIRLLREQGLGLPEQVAV, from the coding sequence ATGGGCACAAAATTCCAGCTAACTACGGCGATGCAGCCGGCCGGCGACCAGCCGCAGGCCATCGAGCGGCTGCTCGAAGGCTTCCATGACGGCCTGGCCCACCAGACCCTGCTCGGGGTCACGGGCTCGGGCAAGACCTTCACCATCGCCAACGTCATCCAGGCCCTGCAGCGGCCGACGCTGGTGCTGGCCCCGAACAAGACCCTGGCGGCGCAGCTCTACGGCGAGTTCCGCGATTTTTTCCCGCACAACGCCGTAGAGTATTTCGTCTCCTATTACGACTATTACCAGCCCGAGGCCTACGTGCCGTCCTCGGACACCTTCATCGAAAAGGATGCCTCGGTCAACGAGCACATCGAGCAGATGCGGCTGTCGGCGACCAAGGCCTTGCTGGAGCGCCCGGACAGCATCATCGTCGCGACGGTGTCGTCGATCTACGGCCTGGGCGACCCGCGCGCCTACCTGAGCATGGTGCTGCACCTGGTGCGCGGCGAGCGCGTCGACCAGCGGCAGATTCTGCGCCGCCTGGCCGAGCTGCAATACACCCGCAACGACGTGGAGCTGCACCGTGGCACCTACCGCGCGCGCGGTGAGGTCATCGACATCTATCCGGCGGAATCCGAGCGCGAGGCGCTGCGCGTGGAGTTGTTCGACGAGGAGGTGGAGGGGATCGCCTGGTTCGATCCGCTGACCGGCGAGGTGCTGCGCAAGGTGCCGCGCGCGACCGTCTATCCCAAGACCCACTACGTGACGCCGCGCCAGACCATCCTGGATGCCATCGAGGCGATCAAGGACGAGCTGCGCGAACGCCTCGAGGAGCTGCACGCCGCCAACAAGCTGGTCGAGGCGCAGCGCCTGGAGCAGCGCGTCCGCTTCGACATCGAGATGATGCTGGAACTGGGCTACTGCGCCGGCATCGAGAACTACTCGCGCTATCTGTCCGGGCGCCAGGCCGGCGAGCCGCCACCGACGCTGTTCGACTATCTGCCGGCCGAGGCCCTGCTGGTCATCGACGAGTCACACGTCACCATCCCGCAACTGGGCGGCATGTACCGCGGCGACCGCTCACGCAAGGAGACCCTGGTCGAATACGGTTTCCGGCTGCCCTCGGCGCTGGACAACCGGCCGCTGCGCTTCGACGAGTTCGAGCGCCTCGCCCCGCAGGCCATCTTCGTGTCGGCGACGCCGGGGCCCTACGAGGCCGAGCATGCGGGGCAGGTGGTCGAGCAGGTGGTGCGCCCGACCGGCCTGATCGACCCCGAGATCGAGATCCGGCCGGTGGACAGCCAGGTGGACGACCTGCTGTCGGAGATCCACCTGCGCGTGGCCGTCGATGAGCGCGTGCTGGTGACGACGCTGACCAAGCGCATGGCCGAGGACCTGACCGAATACCTGGCCGAGCATGGTGTGCGCGTGCGCTATCTGCACTCGGATATCGAGACCGTCGAGCGCGTGGAGATCATCCGCGATCTGCGCCTGGGTGAATTCGATGTACTGGTCGGCATCAACCTGTTGCGCGAGGGCCTGGACATGCCCGAGGTGTCGCTGGTGGCGATCCTGGACGCCGACAAGGAGGGCTTCCTGCGTTCGGAGCGCTCCCTCATCCAGACCATCGGCCGCGCGGCCCGCCACATCAACGGCAAGGCGATCCTCTACGCCGGCACCATCACCGGCTCCATGCGCCGCGCCATCGATGAGACCGAGCGCCGCCGCGCCAAACAGGTCGCCTATAATCTGGAGCATGGCATCACCCCGCAGACCATCCGCAAGGCCGTGGCCGACATCATGGAGGGCGCCAACGCCGCCATGCCCGCCGGCTCGCGCCGTCACGCCAAGGTGGCCGAGGCGGCCGCCGAGTACGCCGCGCTGTCGCCGCGCCAGGCCGCGCAGCGCATCAAGAAACTGGAACAACGCATGTACGAACACGCGCGCAATCTGGAGTTCGAGGAAGCCGCGCAGCTGCGCGACGAGATCCGCCTGCTGCGTGAACAGGGCCTGGGGCTGCCCGAGCAGGTGGCGGTGTGA
- a CDS encoding ATP synthase subunit I, which yields MNDWLTLALAGLAGLALSALSFGGLWWTVRLGIVSRRPALLFLGSLLLRTAIVVTGFYFVGAGDWQRLLACLVGFVVARSIITRLAGPPLEHVETPVKEAGHAP from the coding sequence ATGAATGACTGGTTGACGCTGGCACTGGCAGGGCTGGCGGGCCTGGCGCTCAGCGCCCTGTCCTTTGGTGGCCTGTGGTGGACGGTGCGCCTGGGCATCGTATCCAGGCGTCCGGCACTGTTGTTTCTTGGCAGCCTGCTGCTGCGGACCGCCATCGTCGTGACGGGATTCTATTTCGTGGGAGCTGGTGATTGGCAACGGCTGCTGGCCTGTCTGGTTGGATTTGTCGTCGCGCGCAGCATCATCACGCGGCTCGCCGGGCCGCCACTCGAACACGTTGAAACCCCGGTGAAAGAGGCCGGCCATGCGCCTTAG
- a CDS encoding F0F1 ATP synthase subunit epsilon: protein MNLKILLPFQVFADEGEVVRIVAETRSGSLGLLPRRLDCVAALAPGILTYETAAEGVVYVAVDEGVLVKTGPEVLVSVRQAIGGTDLGELRAAVEQEFLTLGEHEQSMRFVLAKMESDFIRRMVTFHHD from the coding sequence ATGAATCTCAAGATCCTCCTGCCTTTCCAGGTCTTCGCCGACGAGGGTGAGGTGGTGCGCATCGTCGCCGAGACCCGCAGCGGCTCACTGGGGCTCTTGCCACGGCGGCTGGATTGTGTCGCGGCACTCGCGCCCGGTATCCTGACCTACGAGACCGCAGCGGAGGGCGTGGTGTATGTGGCGGTGGATGAAGGGGTACTGGTCAAAACGGGGCCGGAGGTGCTCGTTTCGGTGCGCCAGGCGATCGGGGGAACGGACCTCGGCGAGCTGCGAGCTGCGGTGGAGCAGGAGTTTCTGACTCTGGGCGAGCATGAGCAAAGTATGCGTTTCGTGCTGGCGAAAATGGAAAGTGACTTCATCCGCCGCATGGTAACGTTCCACCATGACTGA
- a CDS encoding pyridoxal phosphate-dependent aminotransferase, whose translation MKNTLSLAARVGRIKPSPTLAVTARAATLRAAGHDIIGLGAGEPDFDTPDHIKAAAIEAIQAGQTKYTAVDGTPALKTAIINKFQRDNGLAFTPDQILVSCGGKQSFYNLVEALLNPGDEVIIPAPYWVSYPDMVLLADGTPVELSAGIEQRFKVTPAQLEAAITPRTRLFVINSPSNPTGMAYTRAELAALGAVLRRHPQIVIATDDMYEHILWAEEPFANILNVCPDLAPRTIVLNGVSKAYAMTGWRIGYAGGPTELIKAMTKVQSQSTSNPASISQAAAQAALDGDQGCIAVMLAAFKARHDYLVAALNALPGVTCLPGDGTFYAFANVQGVIDRLPGINNDVELAERLITEAGVALVPGSAFGAPGHLRLSFATSLEILQEAVARLQRFLDGAGK comes from the coding sequence GTGAAAAACACGCTGTCGCTGGCGGCCCGCGTGGGTCGCATCAAACCTTCTCCCACACTCGCGGTCACCGCGCGCGCCGCCACGCTGCGCGCCGCCGGCCACGACATCATCGGCCTGGGCGCGGGTGAGCCCGATTTCGACACCCCGGACCATATCAAGGCCGCGGCCATCGAGGCCATCCAGGCCGGCCAGACCAAGTACACCGCGGTCGACGGCACGCCGGCGCTCAAGACAGCCATTATAAACAAGTTCCAGCGCGATAACGGCCTGGCCTTCACCCCCGACCAGATCCTGGTGTCCTGTGGCGGCAAGCAGAGCTTCTACAACCTGGTCGAGGCGCTGCTGAATCCGGGCGACGAGGTCATCATTCCCGCGCCCTATTGGGTCTCGTACCCGGATATGGTGCTGCTCGCCGATGGCACGCCGGTCGAACTTTCTGCCGGTATCGAGCAGCGTTTCAAGGTCACCCCGGCGCAGCTGGAGGCGGCGATCACGCCCAGAACCCGCCTGTTCGTGATCAACAGCCCCTCCAACCCGACCGGTATGGCGTACACGCGGGCGGAGCTCGCCGCGCTCGGCGCGGTGCTGCGCCGGCACCCGCAGATCGTCATCGCCACCGATGACATGTACGAGCACATCCTCTGGGCCGAGGAGCCGTTCGCCAATATCCTCAACGTCTGTCCGGATCTCGCACCGCGCACCATCGTACTGAACGGCGTATCCAAGGCCTATGCGATGACCGGCTGGCGCATCGGCTACGCCGGCGGCCCCACCGAGCTCATCAAGGCCATGACAAAGGTGCAGTCGCAGTCGACCTCCAACCCCGCCTCGATCTCGCAGGCGGCAGCGCAGGCCGCGCTCGACGGCGATCAGGGCTGCATTGCCGTCATGCTCGCGGCCTTCAAGGCCCGCCACGACTATCTGGTCGCCGCCCTGAACGCCCTGCCGGGTGTGACCTGCCTGCCCGGCGACGGCACCTTCTACGCCTTCGCCAACGTGCAGGGCGTGATCGATCGCCTGCCCGGCATCAACAACGACGTGGAGCTTGCCGAGCGGCTGATCACCGAGGCCGGCGTCGCCCTGGTACCGGGCTCGGCCTTCGGCGCGCCCGGCCATCTGCGGCTGTCGTTCGCGACCTCGCTGGAGATCTTGCAGGAGGCCGTCGCGCGGCTGCAGAGGTTTCTGGATGGGGCCGGAAAATAG
- the galU gene encoding UTP--glucose-1-phosphate uridylyltransferase GalU: MKGRIKKAVFPVAGMGTRFLPATKANPKEMLPIVDKPLIQYAAEEAIAAGCEELIFVTSSSKRAIEDHFDKNYEMESELEKRGKKTLLKIVQEVVPAGVSCVYVRQPEALGLGHAVLCAKPVVGDEPFAVILADDLIDGGDQNCLQQMVSVFEDHRTSVLGVEEIPHADTDKYGIVKAEPFGDRISRVQAIVEKPKPDDAPSNLAVVGRYILTPRIFDLLETTERGAGGEIQLTDAIARLLEEEQVIAYQFKGMRYDCGSKLGYLMATVEYALKHPELKDDFRDYLNSRARELPDTRKKA, from the coding sequence ATGAAAGGCAGAATTAAAAAGGCCGTGTTCCCGGTCGCCGGCATGGGCACCCGCTTCCTGCCCGCCACCAAGGCGAATCCGAAGGAGATGCTGCCCATCGTCGACAAACCACTGATCCAATATGCGGCGGAGGAGGCCATTGCGGCCGGTTGCGAGGAGCTGATCTTCGTGACCAGCAGCAGCAAGCGCGCCATCGAGGACCATTTCGACAAGAACTACGAAATGGAGAGTGAGCTGGAAAAGCGCGGCAAGAAGACACTGCTCAAGATCGTACAGGAGGTGGTGCCGGCGGGGGTTTCGTGCGTCTACGTGCGCCAGCCCGAGGCGCTCGGCCTCGGGCATGCGGTGTTGTGCGCCAAACCCGTGGTCGGCGACGAGCCCTTCGCGGTGATCCTCGCCGACGACCTGATCGATGGCGGCGACCAGAATTGCCTGCAACAGATGGTGTCGGTGTTCGAGGATCACCGCACCAGTGTGCTCGGTGTGGAGGAGATCCCGCACGCCGATACCGACAAATACGGCATCGTCAAGGCCGAGCCCTTCGGCGACCGCATCAGCCGCGTCCAGGCCATCGTCGAGAAGCCCAAGCCCGACGACGCGCCGTCCAATCTCGCGGTGGTCGGGCGTTACATCCTCACCCCGCGCATCTTTGATTTGCTGGAGACGACCGAACGCGGTGCCGGTGGCGAGATCCAGCTGACCGACGCCATCGCCCGCCTGCTGGAGGAAGAGCAGGTCATCGCCTATCAGTTCAAGGGCATGCGCTACGACTGCGGCAGCAAACTCGGCTATCTGATGGCGACCGTGGAATACGCCCTGAAGCACCCCGAGCTCAAGGACGATTTTCGCGACTACCTCAACAGTCGCGCCCGCGAACTGCCGGACACCCGCAAAAAGGCCTGA
- a CDS encoding F0F1 ATP synthase subunit C — MDSMTFIAMASIITAGLTTGIGTMAPALGEGRAVATALTSLAQQPDASATITRTLFVGLAMIESTAIYCFVVSMILIFANPFWNHVLAQAAGL; from the coding sequence ATGGATAGCATGACATTCATCGCGATGGCATCGATTATCACCGCCGGTCTCACCACCGGTATCGGCACCATGGCCCCGGCGCTGGGCGAGGGGCGGGCGGTCGCGACGGCATTGACTTCCCTGGCCCAGCAACCCGATGCGTCCGCCACCATCACCCGGACGCTGTTCGTCGGTCTGGCGATGATCGAGTCCACGGCGATCTACTGTTTCGTGGTCTCGATGATCCTGATCTTCGCCAACCCCTTCTGGAATCACGTCCTCGCCCAGGCCGCCGGACTATAG
- a CDS encoding F0F1 ATP synthase subunit A — translation MRLSPDELIFWQYGFFKLNATIVFTWALMLVLAVGARLITRRLSIGLHRARWQNVLEIIVLAIEGQLTDIGLSNPKRYLGFLGTLVLFLAMSALCTVIPGYQPPTGSLSTTVALALCVFVAVPFFGIEERGLRAYLRSYAQPTFIMLPFNIISEISRTLALAVRLFGNMMSGAMIIAILLTITPFIFPIVMMALGLLTGMVQAYIFFILAAVYIAAATRVQAPAAAAGQPH, via the coding sequence ATGCGCCTTAGTCCCGATGAGCTCATTTTCTGGCAATACGGGTTTTTCAAACTCAATGCCACCATCGTCTTCACCTGGGCGCTGATGCTGGTGCTGGCCGTGGGCGCCAGGCTGATCACCCGCAGGCTCTCCATCGGGCTGCACCGGGCCCGCTGGCAGAATGTGCTGGAGATCATCGTCCTCGCCATCGAGGGGCAGCTTACCGACATCGGTCTCAGTAACCCGAAACGCTATCTCGGCTTTCTGGGTACGCTCGTGTTGTTTCTCGCCATGAGCGCCCTGTGCACCGTCATCCCCGGCTACCAGCCGCCCACGGGTTCGCTCTCAACCACGGTGGCGCTGGCCCTGTGCGTGTTCGTCGCGGTGCCGTTTTTCGGTATCGAAGAGCGTGGCCTGCGTGCCTATCTCAGGTCCTACGCCCAGCCGACGTTCATCATGCTACCATTCAATATCATCAGTGAAATCTCCCGCACCCTGGCGCTGGCCGTGCGTCTGTTCGGCAACATGATGAGCGGCGCGATGATCATCGCGATCCTGCTCACCATCACGCCGTTCATCTTTCCGATCGTCATGATGGCGTTGGGCCTGCTGACCGGCATGGTGCAGGCCTATATTTTCTTCATCCTGGCCGCGGTCTACATTGCCGCCGCGACCCGTGTCCAGGCGCCTGCAGCCGCCGCCGGGCAACCCCATTGA
- the atpD gene encoding F0F1 ATP synthase subunit beta codes for MSADTNIPTDTRVLNSGVVVSVRGSVVDMRFDVQLPPIHALLRTGEQNQIVIEVLAQLDACRVRGIALNPTQGLARGMPVEDSGGPLQAPVGRDILGRMFDVFGHAIDRAAAPIDVHWRSIHQLPPPLVRRTTRSEVFATGIKAIDVLMPLERGGKAGLFGGAGVGKTVLLTEMIHNMIGQHEGVSIFCGIGERCREGEELYREMKEAGVLPNMVMIFGQMNEPPGARFRVGHAALTMAEYFRDDERRDVLLLIDNIFRFIQAGSEVSGLMGQMPSRLGYQPTMGTELSQLEERIANTDSGAITSIQAVYVPADDFTDPAAVHTFSHLSASMVLSRKRASEGLYPAIDPLQSNSKMATPGIVGVRHYALAQEIRRTLAQYAELKDIIAMLGLEQLSPQDRDVVARARRLERFLTQPFFTTEQFTGLPGKLVSLEESLDGCERILNDEFKDYPESALYMIGAVDEAKHKLQPGDGAVSDTPGSAPEAQAEIK; via the coding sequence ATGAGTGCGGATACAAACATACCAACCGATACCCGCGTATTGAATTCCGGCGTGGTCGTCTCGGTGCGTGGCAGCGTCGTGGATATGCGTTTCGATGTGCAGCTGCCGCCGATCCATGCGTTGCTGCGCACGGGGGAACAGAATCAAATCGTCATCGAAGTGCTGGCGCAACTGGATGCGTGCCGCGTGCGGGGTATTGCGTTGAACCCGACCCAGGGCCTGGCACGTGGCATGCCGGTGGAAGACTCCGGCGGGCCGTTGCAGGCACCGGTCGGCAGAGACATCCTCGGACGCATGTTCGACGTGTTCGGCCATGCCATCGACCGGGCCGCGGCTCCGATCGATGTGCACTGGCGGTCCATACATCAGCTGCCGCCGCCGCTGGTGCGCCGCACCACCCGATCGGAGGTGTTTGCGACCGGTATCAAGGCCATCGATGTGTTGATGCCGCTGGAGCGCGGCGGCAAGGCGGGCCTGTTCGGTGGGGCCGGGGTGGGCAAGACCGTGCTGCTCACCGAAATGATTCACAACATGATCGGCCAACACGAAGGCGTGAGTATCTTTTGCGGTATCGGTGAACGTTGTCGCGAAGGCGAGGAACTCTACCGCGAGATGAAAGAGGCCGGCGTACTGCCGAACATGGTGATGATCTTCGGCCAGATGAACGAGCCGCCGGGGGCGCGTTTTCGTGTCGGCCACGCCGCGCTGACGATGGCCGAGTATTTCCGTGACGACGAGCGCCGTGACGTATTGCTGCTCATCGATAACATCTTCCGGTTCATCCAGGCCGGCTCGGAGGTCTCCGGGCTGATGGGGCAGATGCCCTCACGGCTCGGCTACCAGCCGACCATGGGCACCGAGCTGTCACAGCTGGAAGAGCGTATCGCCAATACCGACAGCGGCGCCATCACCTCGATCCAGGCGGTGTATGTGCCGGCGGATGATTTCACCGACCCGGCGGCGGTGCATACCTTCTCGCACCTGTCCGCATCGATGGTGTTGTCGCGCAAGCGGGCGAGCGAGGGGCTGTACCCGGCCATCGACCCGTTGCAGTCCAATTCCAAGATGGCCACACCGGGCATCGTCGGTGTCCGGCACTATGCGCTCGCACAGGAGATCCGTCGCACGCTGGCGCAATATGCGGAACTCAAGGACATCATCGCCATGCTCGGCCTGGAGCAACTGTCGCCGCAGGACCGTGATGTGGTCGCCCGCGCCCGCCGCCTGGAGCGTTTTCTGACCCAGCCGTTTTTCACCACCGAGCAGTTTACCGGGCTCCCGGGCAAGCTGGTCAGCCTGGAAGAGTCACTGGACGGATGTGAGCGTATCCTGAACGATGAGTTCAAAGACTACCCGGAGAGCGCGCTCTATATGATCGGTGCGGTGGATGAGGCAAAGCACAAGTTGCAACCCGGCGACGGTGCAGTCAGTGACACGCCCGGCTCCGCGCCGGAGGCGCAGGCAGAGATCAAATGA
- a CDS encoding alternate F1F0 ATPase, F1 subunit alpha, translating into MSAPPDSLQGVFDNAFSGLSRGREAFTPHLTPREVGTITSVSTGIARVSGLPGVGSDELVRFPGDVFGIAFNVDEDEIGVVLLGDYWHLHTGDEVERTGRVMDVAVGDGLLGRVIDPLGRPHDDRGPLLASERLPIERPAPAIMDRAPVGVPLQTGLKVVDALIPIGRGQRELILGDRQTGKTAIAIDTILNQRGQDVLCIYCAIGQRASAVARAVATFQEQGALEYTVVVVTEGNDPPGLAYIAPYAATSIAEYFMEQGRDVLIVYDDLTHHARAYRELSLLLRRPPGREAFPGDIFYIHSRLLERATQLRDERGGGSLTALPIIETEAQNISAYIPTNLISITDGQIYLSPTLFELGVLPAVDVSKSVSRVGGNAQRAAYRAVVGDLKLAYAQFEELESFARFGARLDAESNKVIEHGQRIRACLKQPEFAPVEVPAQIAILLALGAGLFGAVPLERMTDAEQAITEAVAEMPASLRERLDGVDGLSAADRETILDLARQALVGFQSKAGPRSHPGAATQPGEGI; encoded by the coding sequence ATGAGCGCACCACCGGATTCCTTGCAAGGCGTATTCGATAACGCGTTTTCCGGCCTGAGCCGGGGGCGCGAGGCCTTTACGCCGCACCTGACGCCGCGTGAGGTGGGTACGATCACCAGCGTCTCCACGGGGATCGCCCGGGTCTCCGGTCTCCCCGGTGTGGGCAGTGACGAACTGGTGAGGTTTCCCGGTGATGTGTTCGGTATCGCCTTCAACGTGGACGAGGATGAGATCGGCGTCGTCCTGCTCGGCGATTACTGGCATCTGCATACCGGGGATGAGGTCGAGCGCACCGGCCGGGTGATGGATGTGGCCGTGGGTGACGGCCTGCTGGGGCGCGTCATCGACCCGCTCGGCCGGCCCCACGATGACCGCGGGCCGCTGCTTGCAAGCGAGCGCCTGCCCATCGAGCGTCCCGCCCCCGCCATCATGGACCGCGCCCCGGTCGGCGTGCCGCTGCAGACCGGCCTCAAGGTGGTCGATGCGCTCATTCCCATCGGGCGTGGCCAGCGCGAGCTGATCCTGGGAGACCGGCAGACCGGTAAGACCGCCATTGCGATCGACACCATTCTCAATCAGCGCGGCCAGGATGTTCTGTGTATCTATTGCGCCATCGGTCAGCGTGCGTCCGCCGTGGCCAGGGCAGTGGCCACCTTCCAGGAACAGGGCGCACTGGAGTACACCGTCGTGGTCGTCACCGAGGGCAACGATCCACCGGGCCTCGCCTATATCGCGCCGTACGCCGCCACCAGCATTGCGGAGTATTTTATGGAGCAGGGCCGCGATGTGCTGATCGTGTACGATGACCTCACCCATCATGCCCGTGCCTATCGCGAACTGTCCCTGCTGCTGCGCCGCCCGCCGGGGCGCGAGGCCTTTCCCGGGGACATCTTCTACATCCATTCGCGCCTGCTGGAACGCGCGACACAACTGCGCGATGAACGCGGTGGGGGTTCGCTCACCGCCTTGCCCATCATCGAGACCGAGGCCCAGAACATCTCCGCCTATATCCCCACCAACCTGATTTCCATCACCGACGGGCAGATCTATCTGTCACCGACCCTGTTCGAACTGGGGGTGCTGCCGGCGGTCGATGTCAGCAAGTCCGTGTCGCGCGTCGGCGGCAACGCACAACGGGCGGCCTACCGCGCGGTGGTGGGTGACCTCAAGCTCGCCTATGCCCAGTTCGAGGAGCTGGAATCCTTCGCCCGGTTCGGGGCCCGGCTGGATGCAGAGAGCAACAAGGTGATCGAACATGGACAGCGCATCCGCGCCTGCCTGAAACAGCCGGAATTCGCCCCGGTGGAGGTGCCCGCCCAGATCGCCATCCTGCTGGCATTGGGTGCCGGACTGTTCGGTGCCGTGCCGCTGGAGCGGATGACGGACGCCGAGCAGGCCATCACCGAGGCCGTGGCGGAGATGCCGGCGTCGCTGCGCGAGCGCCTGGATGGGGTCGACGGCTTGAGCGCTGCGGATCGGGAGACGATCCTCGACCTGGCCCGCCAGGCATTGGTCGGTTTTCAGTCCAAGGCCGGTCCCCGGTCCCACCCCGGTGCCGCGACACAACCCGGGGAGGGGATATGA